The following coding sequences are from one Seonamhaeicola sp. ML3 window:
- a CDS encoding NUDIX domain-containing protein: MDELIDIVDAQGNPTGQSELKSVIHTKGLYHHTAHIWFYTAEGDILLSQRSAEKAICPLMWDVSVAGHIDAGESPEQGAIRETLEEISLSISETALNKIGVFECFQDYDSGIKDYEFHNTFIAELKVALSELVPQQGEVEALKLVTVNEFQHLINTIGNNGNHFVPSNKEYYEFVLQNIIQISKS, encoded by the coding sequence ATGGACGAACTTATAGACATAGTTGACGCTCAAGGTAACCCAACCGGACAATCAGAATTAAAATCTGTTATCCACACAAAAGGCCTTTATCACCACACGGCTCATATTTGGTTTTATACGGCAGAGGGCGATATATTATTATCGCAACGTTCTGCCGAAAAGGCTATTTGCCCTTTAATGTGGGACGTATCAGTGGCGGGGCATATCGATGCCGGTGAGTCTCCCGAACAAGGTGCCATAAGAGAAACTCTAGAAGAAATAAGTTTATCTATTTCTGAAACTGCTTTAAATAAAATAGGTGTTTTCGAGTGTTTTCAAGACTACGATAGTGGCATTAAGGATTATGAGTTTCACAATACCTTTATTGCAGAATTAAAAGTCGCTCTTTCTGAACTAGTTCCCCAACAAGGCGAAGTTGAAGCACTAAAACTAGTCACTGTTAATGAATTCCAACATCTTATTAACACTATTGGTAACAACGGAAATCATTTTGTGCCGTCTAATAAAGAGTACTATGAGTTTGTACTTCAAAACATTATTCAAATTTCTAAATCATGA
- a CDS encoding PrsW family intramembrane metalloprotease, whose product MSLLIIALAPVFLIILYIYYKDKYEKEPKKLLFYNFLLGAIVSIIVTTVLYFAIGTVAEFSRTSVFEQFIYAFFVVGLVEEFSKYIIVRYFAQPNKEFNEPFDGIVYAVMVSLGFAATENIFYVIEGGYATALLRAFTAIPAHATFGILMGYFMGKAKFADNKKFLNLMGLALATVFHGAYDFFLFIDFIPGIWVGAFVSLIIGIILSKKAIKRHQANSNFK is encoded by the coding sequence ATGAGTTTACTTATAATAGCCTTAGCTCCCGTTTTTTTAATTATTCTGTATATCTATTACAAGGATAAATATGAAAAAGAACCCAAAAAACTATTGTTTTACAACTTTCTGCTAGGGGCAATTGTAAGTATTATAGTCACTACAGTACTCTACTTTGCCATTGGTACTGTTGCAGAATTTAGTAGAACAAGTGTATTTGAGCAATTTATCTATGCTTTTTTTGTTGTTGGACTTGTAGAAGAATTTAGTAAGTACATTATTGTTAGGTATTTTGCACAACCTAACAAGGAATTTAATGAACCTTTCGATGGCATTGTTTACGCGGTAATGGTGTCTTTGGGTTTTGCAGCCACAGAAAATATCTTTTACGTAATCGAGGGAGGATATGCAACAGCGCTTTTAAGGGCTTTTACAGCAATTCCTGCTCATGCTACTTTTGGGATTCTTATGGGGTACTTTATGGGTAAAGCGAAATTTGCAGACAATAAAAAATTCTTGAACTTAATGGGATTGGCACTAGCTACCGTATTCCACGGTGCCTATGATTTCTTTTTGTTTATAGATTTCATCCCCGGAATTTGGGTTGGTGCATTCGTCTCCTTAATAATAGGCATCATTCTATCCAAAAAGGCAATAAAACGACATCAAGCCAACTCTAATTTTAAGTAA
- a CDS encoding YceI family protein, which translates to MKTNKFFKKLFLCFVVLGFSVNHIQSQIFKLDNSASHLTVFGTSNLHGWKVSAETQQGSISFNDLFTCEIDHLTLAVLTKSLKGVKPGITETVAKTLNADKYRYILFELSKVKQVQEISPGVFKVEVLGNLIISGFKKTVQLDLDLVKNENTVQLRGETKLKMTDFNITPPKALLGKLKVKDDLMIRFETKFITEESL; encoded by the coding sequence ATGAAAACTAATAAATTTTTTAAAAAGCTATTTCTATGTTTTGTTGTATTAGGTTTTTCAGTTAACCATATACAAAGTCAAATATTTAAACTTGATAATAGTGCTTCGCATTTAACTGTTTTTGGTACTTCAAACCTACATGGATGGAAAGTCAGTGCAGAAACCCAGCAAGGCTCCATAAGTTTTAATGACCTCTTTACCTGTGAAATTGATCATTTAACACTAGCAGTACTTACAAAAAGTTTAAAAGGAGTAAAACCAGGCATTACTGAAACCGTTGCAAAGACTCTAAATGCAGATAAATACCGATATATTCTTTTTGAGCTTTCTAAAGTTAAACAAGTTCAAGAAATAAGCCCGGGTGTCTTTAAAGTTGAAGTTTTAGGGAATTTAATTATTTCAGGATTCAAAAAAACAGTTCAACTGGATTTGGATTTGGTTAAGAACGAAAATACGGTGCAATTGCGTGGAGAAACTAAGTTAAAGATGACAGATTTTAACATAACCCCACCTAAAGCGCTATTGGGAAAATTAAAAGTAAAGGATGACCTTATGATAAGATTTGAAACTAAATTTATCACCGAGGAATCTTTGTAA
- a CDS encoding acetyl-CoA carboxylase biotin carboxyl carrier protein subunit, whose translation MNKHFKAKVNAEYEFEINSSQIEDLDAFVLSETSYHIIHDDKSIEAEIVSSNFDKKSYQIKINNTSYNVDIHDDLDLLIKKMGFASGNSQKINSIKAPMPGLILEINVKAGQTIEENDNILILEAMKMENVITSPRDGIVKSVHVKKGDAVDKNHLLIEFE comes from the coding sequence ATGAATAAACACTTTAAAGCGAAAGTTAACGCAGAATACGAATTTGAAATCAATAGTAGTCAAATTGAAGACCTTGATGCTTTTGTACTATCGGAAACCAGTTATCACATCATACATGATGATAAATCTATAGAAGCTGAAATCGTCTCTTCAAATTTTGATAAAAAAAGCTACCAAATAAAAATAAACAACACGAGTTATAATGTTGATATTCATGACGATTTAGATCTGCTCATTAAAAAAATGGGATTTGCCTCTGGCAACTCCCAAAAAATCAATTCCATAAAAGCGCCTATGCCCGGATTAATATTAGAAATTAATGTAAAAGCAGGTCAAACAATCGAGGAAAATGATAACATACTAATTCTCGAGGCCATGAAAATGGAAAATGTAATTACATCTCCTAGAGACGGTATTGTGAAGTCTGTTCACGTAAAAAAGGGGGATGCTGTAGATAAAAACCACCTATTAATTGAATTCGAATAG
- the accC gene encoding acetyl-CoA carboxylase biotin carboxylase subunit, with protein MKKILVANRGEIAIRVMQTVKKMGIKTVAVYSTVDRNAPHVKFADEAVCIGEAPSNESYLRADKIIEVAKKLHVDGIHPGYGFLSENADFAELTEQNNIIFIGPGSEAIKIMGSKLAAKDAVKAYNIPMVPGVDKAITDVNKATRIAKDIGFPILIKASAGGGGKGMRIVEKESDLESQMQRAISEATSAFGDGSVFIEKYVTSPRHIEIQVMADKHGNILHFFERECSIQRRHQKVVEEAPSSVLSPALRAKMGEAAVKVAKSCNYVGAGTVEFLIDADHNFYFLEMNTRLQVEHPVTELITGVDLVELQIRVARGEKLQIRQEDLSIKGHALELRVYAEDPVNDFLPSVGKLSTYKIPVGSGIRVDNGFEEGMDIPIYYDPMISKLITYGKTREEAILLMIKAIEDYQIEGVQTTLAFGKFVCEHEAFRSGNFDTHFVKKYFSPKALHQKSEYEAEIAALIALKQYLSDQKLLRLPN; from the coding sequence ATGAAAAAAATTTTAGTTGCCAATAGAGGTGAAATTGCCATTAGGGTGATGCAAACAGTAAAAAAGATGGGGATTAAAACTGTTGCTGTTTACTCAACTGTCGATAGGAATGCACCTCATGTAAAATTTGCAGATGAAGCTGTATGTATTGGGGAAGCCCCTTCAAACGAATCGTATTTAAGAGCCGATAAAATCATTGAAGTTGCCAAAAAACTACATGTTGACGGTATTCATCCAGGGTATGGTTTTCTTAGTGAAAATGCCGATTTTGCTGAACTTACAGAACAAAACAACATTATCTTTATAGGTCCGGGTTCTGAAGCTATAAAAATCATGGGCAGCAAATTGGCGGCCAAAGACGCTGTGAAGGCTTACAATATCCCTATGGTTCCTGGAGTTGATAAAGCCATAACCGATGTTAACAAAGCTACACGTATTGCTAAAGATATAGGGTTTCCCATTTTAATAAAAGCCTCGGCAGGTGGCGGTGGAAAAGGCATGCGTATTGTTGAAAAAGAGAGTGATTTAGAGTCTCAAATGCAACGCGCCATTAGCGAGGCAACTTCTGCATTTGGTGATGGATCTGTTTTTATTGAAAAATATGTCACCTCACCTAGACATATTGAAATTCAAGTCATGGCAGACAAGCATGGTAATATACTCCATTTCTTTGAACGAGAATGTAGCATACAAAGAAGGCATCAAAAGGTGGTTGAAGAAGCACCTTCTTCGGTTTTATCTCCTGCATTAAGAGCTAAAATGGGAGAAGCTGCAGTAAAAGTTGCTAAATCGTGCAATTATGTTGGGGCTGGAACCGTTGAATTTTTAATCGATGCGGATCATAATTTCTATTTTCTGGAAATGAATACGCGTCTACAAGTTGAACACCCCGTTACCGAATTAATCACAGGAGTTGATCTGGTGGAGCTCCAGATACGTGTTGCACGGGGTGAAAAACTTCAAATAAGGCAAGAAGATTTAAGCATAAAAGGCCACGCGCTTGAACTGCGGGTTTATGCCGAAGACCCTGTAAACGATTTCCTTCCAAGTGTTGGCAAACTAAGCACATACAAAATCCCTGTTGGTAGTGGTATTCGTGTTGATAATGGTTTTGAAGAGGGCATGGATATACCCATTTATTACGATCCTATGATTTCTAAACTAATCACTTACGGAAAAACGCGAGAAGAAGCCATTCTACTTATGATAAAAGCCATAGAAGATTACCAAATTGAAGGGGTTCAAACCACCCTAGCCTTTGGTAAATTTGTTTGTGAACATGAAGCATTCCGTTCAGGAAACTTCGATACACACTTTGTTAAGAAGTATTTTTCACCGAAAGCTTTACATCAAAAAAGTGAGTATGAAGCTGAGATTGCAGCTTTAATTGCTTTGAAACAGTACCTGTCTGACCAAAAACTTTTAAGATTACCAAACTAA
- a CDS encoding acyl-CoA carboxylase subunit beta, with translation MDSRIKKLNERLALAHLGGGQKRIDKQHAKKKLTARERIAYLMDEGSFEEIGALVTHRTTDFGMDKEIYFGDGVVTGYGTINGRLVYVYAQDFTVFGGALSETHAEKICKIMDLAVKVGAPIIGLNDSGGARIQEGVKSLGGYADIFYRNVQASGVVPQISAIMGPCAGGAVYSPAMTDFTIMVENTSYMFVTGPNVVKTVTNEEVSSETLGGAHTHASKSGVAHKTSANDIECLEDLKKLLHYLPQNNTETANTLDFTPQDEIRDVLSGIVPSIPNKPYDMHEVISGIIDVDSFYEIHKDYAENIIVGFARLGGRSVGIIANQPLFLAGVLDVNSSKKAARFTRFCDCFNIPLLVLVDVPGFLPGTDQEWNGIIIHGAKLLYALSEATVPRVTVITRKAYGGAYDVMNSKHIGADINFAWPGAEIAVMGAKGASEIIFKREIAASENPEEKLAEKEAEYAEKFANPYRAARRGFIDEVILPKNTRRKLIKAFSMLEKKEVKVPKRKHGNIPL, from the coding sequence ATGGACTCTAGAATAAAAAAACTTAACGAACGCTTAGCATTGGCACACTTAGGAGGTGGCCAAAAGCGCATAGATAAACAACATGCCAAGAAAAAGCTAACTGCAAGGGAGCGTATTGCGTACTTAATGGACGAGGGCTCTTTTGAAGAAATTGGAGCACTGGTTACGCACAGAACTACCGATTTTGGTATGGATAAAGAAATATATTTTGGTGACGGTGTTGTTACTGGCTACGGCACTATAAATGGTCGCTTGGTTTATGTATATGCACAAGATTTCACCGTATTTGGTGGTGCCCTATCTGAAACCCATGCCGAAAAGATTTGTAAGATTATGGACCTAGCCGTTAAGGTTGGAGCACCAATTATAGGCTTAAACGACTCTGGGGGTGCGCGCATTCAAGAAGGCGTAAAATCACTTGGAGGTTATGCCGATATTTTTTATCGAAATGTACAAGCTTCTGGAGTAGTCCCGCAAATCTCTGCCATTATGGGCCCTTGTGCCGGGGGCGCTGTATATTCTCCAGCTATGACCGATTTTACTATCATGGTAGAAAACACCAGCTACATGTTCGTTACCGGGCCAAATGTGGTAAAGACCGTAACAAACGAAGAAGTAAGTAGCGAAACTCTGGGGGGTGCCCATACACATGCTTCTAAATCGGGAGTGGCGCATAAAACCTCAGCAAATGATATTGAATGCCTCGAAGACCTTAAAAAACTACTCCATTATCTGCCCCAAAACAATACAGAAACGGCCAATACGTTAGATTTTACGCCACAAGATGAAATAAGAGACGTCCTCTCCGGGATTGTTCCTAGCATCCCCAACAAGCCTTATGATATGCATGAGGTAATATCTGGCATTATAGATGTTGATTCCTTTTATGAAATCCATAAAGATTATGCTGAAAATATTATTGTTGGCTTTGCGCGATTAGGAGGAAGAAGCGTTGGAATTATTGCCAATCAACCTCTATTTTTAGCTGGTGTTTTAGATGTCAACAGCTCAAAAAAAGCAGCCAGATTTACGCGCTTCTGTGATTGTTTCAATATTCCCCTCCTCGTCTTGGTTGATGTACCAGGTTTTTTACCCGGAACCGACCAAGAATGGAACGGTATTATAATTCACGGAGCCAAACTCCTTTATGCTTTAAGTGAAGCCACCGTGCCTCGAGTTACTGTAATTACAAGAAAAGCTTATGGTGGCGCTTACGATGTGATGAATTCTAAACATATTGGTGCCGATATAAACTTTGCTTGGCCAGGAGCAGAAATAGCCGTAATGGGTGCTAAAGGTGCTAGTGAAATTATTTTTAAGCGAGAGATAGCAGCTTCTGAAAATCCGGAAGAAAAACTAGCAGAAAAAGAGGCCGAATACGCTGAAAAATTTGCAAATCCTTATCGTGCTGCCAGACGCGGTTTCATTGACGAAGTCATTCTTCCAAAAAATACCAGAAGGAAATTGATAAAAGCATTTTCTATGTTAGAGAAGAAAGAAGTAAAGGTACCTAAACGAAAACATGGTAATATTCCTTTATAA
- a CDS encoding YceI family protein — protein MKNIIKKTAIVALAFVTFSFTTLNEEKKAIKTESSKVVWKGYKVTGSHEGTIAIKSGSLTFEADKLVGGEFVIDMTSINTTDLEGNWKNKLDGHLKSDDFFGVEKYPTANLIFTSVEASGKNSYKVTGDLTIKGKTNPVTFDMSIYGNKATANIKIDRSKYDVRYGSASFFDNLQDKVIYDEFDLVSDLEF, from the coding sequence ATGAAAAACATAATTAAAAAAACTGCTATCGTTGCACTAGCTTTCGTAACGTTTTCTTTTACTACTTTAAATGAAGAGAAAAAAGCAATTAAAACAGAATCAAGTAAAGTAGTCTGGAAAGGATACAAAGTTACTGGTTCACACGAGGGAACTATTGCTATAAAGTCTGGATCCTTAACTTTCGAAGCTGATAAATTAGTAGGCGGGGAGTTCGTGATTGATATGACCTCTATCAATACCACAGATTTAGAAGGTAACTGGAAAAATAAATTAGATGGGCATTTAAAGTCTGATGATTTTTTTGGTGTTGAAAAGTACCCAACAGCTAACTTAATCTTTACTAGTGTAGAGGCTTCTGGTAAAAATTCTTATAAAGTTACTGGTGATCTTACTATCAAAGGAAAAACTAACCCAGTTACTTTCGATATGTCTATATACGGCAACAAAGCTACAGCCAATATAAAGATTGACAGATCAAAATACGATGTAAGATATGGCTCAGCCAGCTTTTTCGATAATTTGCAAGATAAGGTTATCTATGACGAATTCGATTTAGTATCCGATTTAGAGTTCTAA
- a CDS encoding Crp/Fnr family transcriptional regulator encodes MTRQEGIPLLQYIRKHVTLTEEEEAILLSVVQYRKYLKGHYIVQQGDVCKYSSFVVSGCTRTFYVDDKGLEHIILFAIEDWWTSDIGSFITQTPADYNVQCLEPTEVIQFPYHTQEQLLQTIPKLERLFRIMLERALVSSQKRIARNFSLTAKEQYLHFRTQYPNIEQRVPQYMVASYLGITKEFLSKIKRKLAMT; translated from the coding sequence TTGACAAGACAAGAAGGAATCCCGTTGTTACAATATATAAGAAAGCATGTCACCTTAACCGAAGAGGAAGAAGCTATCTTACTTTCTGTAGTTCAATATAGAAAGTATCTTAAGGGGCATTACATAGTGCAACAGGGAGATGTGTGCAAATACAGTAGTTTTGTTGTTTCTGGGTGTACAAGAACGTTTTATGTGGATGATAAAGGTTTGGAACACATCATATTATTTGCTATTGAGGATTGGTGGACATCAGACATAGGAAGTTTTATAACCCAAACTCCTGCCGATTATAACGTTCAATGCTTGGAGCCCACAGAGGTTATTCAGTTTCCATACCATACTCAAGAACAATTATTACAAACAATTCCTAAACTAGAGCGCCTTTTTAGGATTATGCTAGAACGCGCTCTGGTATCTTCACAAAAACGCATTGCTAGAAATTTTAGCTTAACGGCCAAAGAGCAATATTTGCATTTTAGAACGCAATACCCGAACATAGAACAGCGCGTACCACAATATATGGTGGCGTCTTATTTGGGTATAACCAAAGAGTTTTTGAGCAAAATAAAGCGTAAACTGGCAATGACTTAG
- a CDS encoding DinB family protein, whose protein sequence is MNKNQLKVSEYNAFYSRYLDLVPEETTLAEGFRNQAQEVIRFFESIAEDKLNYSYQEGKWTIKEVLQHLIDTERVFQFRCFHIARHDKTPIPGFEQDEYIKPSRANSKTIGLLIEEFKTVRDSFIVLLKSLADSDLKAIGIANGDNMSARAAAFIILGHYLWHIKVINERYL, encoded by the coding sequence ATGAATAAAAATCAGCTTAAAGTATCAGAATATAATGCTTTCTACAGTCGATATCTCGACTTAGTGCCTGAGGAAACCACTTTGGCAGAAGGATTTAGGAATCAGGCACAGGAAGTTATCAGGTTTTTTGAGTCTATTGCTGAAGACAAATTAAATTATAGTTATCAAGAAGGCAAATGGACTATTAAAGAAGTCTTGCAACATCTCATTGATACCGAACGCGTATTTCAGTTTAGGTGTTTTCATATTGCTCGACATGATAAAACACCAATACCAGGGTTTGAACAAGATGAGTATATTAAGCCATCTCGAGCAAACTCAAAAACAATTGGATTATTAATAGAAGAATTTAAGACTGTTAGGGATAGTTTTATTGTACTCTTAAAGAGTTTAGCCGATAGTGATTTAAAAGCGATTGGAATAGCTAATGGAGATAATATGTCGGCCAGAGCAGCTGCATTCATTATATTGGGGCATTATCTGTGGCATATTAAGGTAATTAATGAACGTTATTTGTGA
- a CDS encoding fumarylacetoacetate hydrolase family protein gives MKIIGIGKNYVSDKNEIADLKDGHQLIFLKADSTLVTGNKDVEYPAHLSNEVVYEVELLVKIGKTAKNITKEDAANYISEIAVGIDYTAKDMLNDSRDKKWPWALAKSFDGASPISDFKPISDFPDLDNINFDLKINGVPTQTGNTSFMIYNFSEIIAYVSRVMTLNPGDLIFTGTPADGIGLINKGDHLEASIEGELLLDFKTI, from the coding sequence ATGAAAATTATAGGTATTGGAAAAAACTATGTTAGCGATAAAAATGAAATAGCCGATTTAAAGGATGGGCACCAATTAATATTTCTTAAAGCCGATAGTACATTAGTTACAGGAAATAAAGATGTAGAATACCCCGCTCACCTCTCTAATGAAGTGGTTTACGAAGTAGAATTATTAGTTAAAATTGGTAAAACTGCAAAAAATATTACTAAAGAAGATGCTGCTAACTACATAAGTGAAATCGCCGTTGGTATTGACTATACAGCAAAAGACATGTTAAATGATAGCAGAGATAAAAAATGGCCTTGGGCTTTAGCTAAAAGCTTTGATGGGGCTTCTCCTATTTCTGATTTTAAACCTATTTCTGATTTTCCAGATCTTGATAATATTAATTTCGACCTAAAGATAAACGGTGTTCCTACTCAAACTGGAAATACGAGTTTTATGATTTATAATTTTAGTGAAATTATTGCTTATGTATCGCGAGTTATGACTTTAAATCCGGGTGATTTAATTTTTACTGGAACACCAGCCGATGGTATTGGCCTAATTAATAAAGGTGACCACTTAGAGGCTTCAATAGAGGGTGAATTATTATTGGATTTTAAAACGATATAA
- the acs gene encoding acetate--CoA ligase has protein sequence MSNYHIKHLEEYYQVYRKSVREPENFWEEIAEEHFMWRKKWDKVLSWDFSKPEVKWFEGAQLNITENCIDRHLATRGEKTAILFEPNNPNETAESITYNQLSERVNKFANVLKSQGIRKGDRVCVYLPMIPELAISVLACARIGAIHSVVFAGFSSTALSTRINDSECKMVITSDGSYRGAKTIDLKGIVDEALNDCSCVETVLVAKRIETDIHMEAGRDQWLQPLLDEASPNCKAEVMNAEDPLFILYTSGSTGMPKGMVHTTAGYMVYTAYTFKNVFQYRENDIYWCTADIGWITGHSYIVYGPLANGATTVMFEGVPSYPDFGRFWEIVEKHKINQFYTAPTAIRALAKQGSELVEKYDLSSLKTLGSVGEPINEEAWHWYNDNIGKKKSPIVDTWWQTETGGIMITPIPFVTPTKPTYATLPFIGIQPALMDENGEEIKGNQVDGRLCVKFPWPSMARTIWGNHGRYKDTYFSAFENKYFTGDGALRDEVGYYRITGRVDDVIIVSGHNLGTAPIEDAVNEHPAVAESAIVGFPHDVKGNALYGYVILKDTGESRDHNNLRNEINQIITEHIGPIAKLDKIQFTSGLPKTRSGKIMRRILRKIAHKDTSNLGDTSTLLNPEVVQDIMDNVL, from the coding sequence ATGAGTAATTACCACATAAAGCATTTAGAGGAATATTATCAAGTCTATAGAAAATCGGTTAGGGAACCCGAAAATTTTTGGGAAGAAATAGCCGAAGAGCATTTTATGTGGCGTAAAAAGTGGGACAAGGTTTTAAGTTGGGATTTTTCAAAACCAGAAGTTAAGTGGTTTGAAGGTGCTCAATTGAATATTACTGAAAATTGCATTGACAGGCATTTAGCAACAAGAGGAGAAAAAACAGCTATCTTGTTTGAACCGAATAATCCGAACGAAACTGCCGAAAGTATTACTTATAATCAACTTTCTGAGCGTGTTAATAAGTTTGCCAATGTACTAAAATCGCAAGGCATTAGAAAAGGAGACAGGGTTTGTGTTTATTTACCCATGATTCCCGAGCTAGCAATTTCTGTATTGGCATGTGCTAGAATAGGAGCTATCCATTCGGTTGTATTTGCTGGGTTTTCATCAACAGCATTATCCACAAGAATAAACGATTCTGAATGTAAAATGGTGATTACCAGCGACGGGTCTTACCGTGGTGCTAAAACCATCGATTTAAAGGGCATTGTTGATGAAGCTTTAAATGATTGTTCTTGTGTTGAAACTGTTTTAGTTGCCAAACGTATTGAAACAGATATTCATATGGAAGCTGGTCGTGATCAATGGTTACAGCCTCTTTTGGATGAAGCTTCGCCAAATTGTAAAGCAGAGGTTATGAATGCCGAAGACCCGCTATTTATTCTTTACACATCTGGCTCTACAGGAATGCCTAAAGGTATGGTACACACTACAGCAGGTTATATGGTTTATACGGCCTATACTTTTAAGAATGTCTTTCAATACCGCGAGAATGATATTTACTGGTGTACTGCCGATATTGGTTGGATAACAGGACACAGTTACATTGTATACGGGCCATTAGCCAATGGAGCAACCACCGTAATGTTTGAAGGTGTGCCGAGCTATCCAGATTTCGGACGTTTCTGGGAGATTGTAGAAAAACATAAAATAAATCAATTCTACACGGCACCCACAGCTATTCGAGCTTTAGCAAAACAAGGTTCGGAACTGGTAGAGAAATATGATTTATCGTCTTTAAAAACACTGGGCTCTGTTGGAGAACCAATAAATGAAGAGGCCTGGCATTGGTATAATGATAATATCGGCAAAAAGAAGAGTCCTATTGTGGATACATGGTGGCAAACTGAAACAGGAGGTATTATGATTACGCCAATTCCGTTTGTAACTCCTACGAAACCAACCTATGCTACTTTACCTTTTATTGGTATTCAACCTGCATTAATGGATGAAAATGGAGAAGAAATTAAGGGCAACCAAGTAGATGGGCGATTATGTGTGAAATTCCCATGGCCGAGTATGGCGAGAACCATTTGGGGCAATCATGGGCGCTATAAGGATACTTATTTTTCAGCATTTGAAAATAAATACTTTACAGGTGATGGGGCCTTAAGAGATGAGGTTGGTTATTACAGGATAACAGGTAGGGTAGATGATGTAATTATAGTTTCGGGTCATAATTTAGGCACAGCACCAATTGAGGATGCTGTAAATGAGCACCCTGCCGTAGCCGAATCTGCTATTGTTGGATTCCCGCATGATGTGAAAGGTAATGCACTATATGGTTATGTTATCTTGAAAGATACAGGAGAGAGCAGGGATCATAATAACCTCAGAAATGAGATAAATCAAATCATAACAGAACACATAGGGCCTATAGCTAAATTAGATAAAATTCAGTTTACAAGTGGGCTTCCAAAAACAAGATCAGGTAAGATTATGAGACGTATTCTTAGAAAAATAGCTCATAAGGATACAAGTAACCTTGGTGATACAAGTACCTTGTTAAATCCAGAGGTGGTTCAAGATATAATGGATAATGTTCTTTAA